A single Molothrus aeneus isolate 106 chromosome 9, BPBGC_Maene_1.0, whole genome shotgun sequence DNA region contains:
- the WLS gene encoding protein wntless homolog: MAGAIIENMSTRKLCIVGGILLVLQVIAFLVGGLIAPSPTTAVPYMSVKCIDVRKSHHKAKWLMPWGPNHCKKLKDFDEAVSRQIEANDIVFAVHIPLPSKEMSPWFQFMLFIMQLDIAFKMDNDLKENAEITLDVSLAYRDDMFDDWEEIAHAIEIRKLKCTFGSPKTVESEGRHYDCDFLPFMEIGSVAHKYYLINIRLPVNDRKGINVGIGEIKDIRLVGIHQNGGFTKVWFAMKTFLTPSILIIMVWYWRRITLMTRAPVLLEKVIFALGISMTFINIPVEWFSIGFDWTWMLLFGDIRQGIFYAMLLSFWIIFCGEHMMDQNERNRLSGYWKQVGPIAVGSFCLFIFDMCERGVQLKNPFYSIWTTEVGTELAMAFIIVAGICLCLYFLFLCFMVFQVFRNISGKQSSLPAMSKARRLHYEGLIFRFKFMMLITLACAAMTVIFFIVSQVTEGHWKWGDITIQVNSAFFTGIYGMWNLYVFALMFLYAPSHKNYGEDQSNGDLGVNSGEELQLTTTITHVDGPTEVYKLARKEAQE, from the exons ATGGCCGGGGCCATCATCGAGAACATGAGCACCCGCAAGCTCTGCATCGTCGGGGGCATCCTGCTCGTGCTCCAAGTCATCGCCTTCCTGGTGGGAGGGCTCATCG cccccagccccacgaCAGCTGTTCCCTACATGTCAGTGAAGTGCATTGACGTGAGGAAGAGCCACCACAAAGCCAAGTGGCTGATGCCCTGGGGACCCAACCACTGCAAGAAGCTGAAGGACTTTGACGAGGCCGTGAGCCGGCAGATCGAGGCCAACGACATCGTGTTCGCCGTGCACATCCCGCTGCCCAGCAAGGAGATGAGCCCCTGGTTCCAGTTCATGCTCTTCATCATGCAGCTGGATATCGCCTTCAAGATGGACAACGACCTCA AGGAAAACGCAGAGATCACCCTGGATGTGTCGCTGGCCTATCGTGATGACATGTTCGATGACTGGGAGGAAATAGCACATGCCATAGAGATCAGGAAGCTGAAGTGCACCTTTGGCTCTCCAAAA ACGGTGGAGTCCGAGGGCCGTCACTACGACTGCGACTTCCTGCCCTTCATGGAGATCGGCAGCGTGGCACACAAGTACTACCTCATCAACATCCGCCTGCCCGTCAACGACAGGAAGGGCATCAACGTGGGCATCGGCGAGATCAAGGACATCCGCCTCGTG GGCATCCATCAAAACGGTGGCTTCACCAAGGTGTGGTTTGCCATGAAGACCTTCCTGACACCCAGCATTCTGATCATCATGGTGTGGTACTGGAGGAGGATCACGCTGATGACACGCGCCCCCGTCCTGCTGGAGAA GGTCATCTTTGCTCTGGGAATTTCCATGACGTTCATTAACATCCCCGTGGAGTGGTTTTCCATCGGATTTGACTGGACTTGGATGCTGCTCTTCGGGGACATTCGACAGGGCATCTTCTATGCCATGCTGCTCTCGTTTTGGATCATCTTCTGCGGGGAGCACATGATG GACCAAAACGAGCGGAATCGGCTCTCGGGCTACTGGAAGCAGGTTGGACCCATTGCTGTGGGCTCCTTCTGCCTCTTCATCTTTGACATGTGTGAGAG ggGAGTGCAGCTCAAGAACCCCTTCTACAGCATCTGGACCACCGaggtgggcacagagctggct ATGGCCTTTATTATAGTCGCAGGGATCTGCCTGTGCCtctattttctcttcctgtgtTTTATGGTCTTCCAAGTGTTCAGAAACATCAGTGGGAAGCAGTCGAGCCTCCCTGCCATGAGCAAGGCTCGCCGCCTTCACTACGAG GGGCTGATTTTTAGGTTCAAGTTCATGATGCTCATCACCCTGGCCTGTGCAGCCATGACCGTCATCTTCTTCATCGTGAGCCAG GTGACAGAAGGCCACTGGAAGTGGGGGGACATCACGATCCAGGTGAACAGTGCCTTCTTCACCGGCATCTATGGGATGTGGAATCTCTACGTGTTCGCCCTCATGTTCCTGTACGCGCCATCCCACAAGAACTACGGCGAAGACCAGTCCAATG